A window from Chrysemys picta bellii isolate R12L10 chromosome 2, ASM1138683v2, whole genome shotgun sequence encodes these proteins:
- the ASXL3 gene encoding putative Polycomb group protein ASXL3 isoform X2, whose protein sequence is MALKWLRQTIVMEKKMERPSDKHIFRQLFKICPKQIPEEASSNRDSSLTNTPVQSKLVSSFQQHTKKALKQALRQQQKRRNGVSMMVNKTVPRVVLTPLKVSDEQSDSPSGSESKNGEADSSDKEMKHGQKSPTGKQTSQHLKRLKKSGLGHLKWTKAEDIDIETPGSILVNTNLRALINKHTFASLPQHFQQYLLLLLPEVDRQMGSDGVLRLSSSALNNEFFAYAAQGWKQRLAEGEFTPEMQLRIRQEIEKEKKTEPWKERFFERFYGEKLGMSREESMKLTSVQNSDEDESSLLCGSSGIPGPSKQTTFEDHEQKSMKIPPLPERDFCQSLCNVEQVPVKDLMAESDSEDILVPDESVIQEEIAEEVETSICECQEENHKTEHEFSEEPVSPAGTNEEVEAVPLADNSASCVVMNDVVDTLSHIEIKVELKSECPQEEMSVVIDQLEDCLSPAQSASSTNSVSDTAERDSESTKELSAPETQNSALEGSLFTDGGIAVDMELQSDPDEQLSENACISETSFSSESPEGPCISIASPGGDTQSTSEEPCTPASHETACSSEAASSENIEPDSQQKTIEESLHTPLMSEISPVSTSPVTSEASLTSNLPLTSEASPASNLPLTSETSPMSDLPLTSETSSVSSVLLASETSMATSLPFLSETSPISNSPQSERLILQQRKSPCLSEESLSPLKEETSTIPKASQEENLIAQEKLIQSTAETMKMGPLANIPESSILEEPQSKNLTHQSCRSHTEIEKSYIASISELSSPEVIKIKNHHVQQRMEKKGVLSPLEISVVSEGTVGKSTELLPIKPHDKVYTSSLEKTSFSEVCRSKSHKQQSSAQIRLESSHSSKLLEPTKSPEVRIENRDAEIPKRKTAEQHSFGICKEKRARIEDDQSNRNAPLTSPSEKEQPPREEPRVPPLKIQLSKIGPPFIIKSQPVSKPEPRVSQSTSVSSGRNTGARTLADIKARAQQARAQREAAAAAAVAAAASIVSGAMGSPCEGGKTRTLAHIKEQTKAKLFAKHQARAHLLQTSKEAKSQLSSKEGPSSIETTTPSDTKIEVSTGVIIVNPNCRSPSNKSAHLRETNTLLQQSLNTAALPETATDISVHSSDENIPMPHLCEKIISSTSTENNNVPVLYSKNSVPASVCSTAMSGTIQELPFASSLDKSSVLMSVDSTNTTISACNVNMLKSTQGVDTPCIAIVPKCIDNTIVPTSIDSTVLSNSIDEKRLPVSSSSANNAVSSQYTTVPTSSIASNLPNHLPGSSVLIPPVGTTARFSSDKIAITGCSEQSTVSINTTVRAALSCSDAAAVVDSVARPPISMFTGNMVTISSYDNTAKLSADNLEKSSGPRNRIDLSSKSQPVNFTQTAMNRSIPCKVIVDHTTTLNSSLSLAASIENAENSIDLQSRLVRAETALQNIACPQVSVISRPEIVSNESLEHSSSFITVTAKQEGKTLQAACTSLQEVPLTPQDKLIEVVAPSQGFVEQLRGPSAFKSEADAACVNQYNTNNRICWHDEEAMHTDQPVVSHLNPNKHKEYTEQNCLKNVKTEPSSYTQMSELQSRSLMTSIAVPVKSETTESDKCFRMDTEDFTGREMPSQTAEIATSAQPTQTSKTSVTDSMEDSLSLTTETLKRVTSAGSSSCRLSSVEANNPLVTQLLQGNLPLEKVLPQPRSGAKLEINRLPLPLQTTSVCKTSASERSMVENPSSSPNPDGKGFTAGSITPLQIRKRENHPKKRMARTVGEHTQMKCELGKLSMDTDVKVAPCVISSNMNQLGHGQPFKQEWLSKHAVQNRIAHSPEIKQQKRPLPSCSFQQNLFHIDKNGSFHAEASTSHRQHFYQMSMAARGPIPTAALLQTTSKVPSGCNAFAFSRHLEQKGLGEVNISAAAHQLRLGSVFSPNIQIKEGDDIASASQTLQNKTLVHPPPPPPIPNAEVPSDQKQPTVTMETTKRLSWPQPASICSNIKSEPVSFEEGLSSSCELGIKQASYDQNEVKEQLKAFALKNADFSSYLLSEPQKPFTQLATQKIQTQHPQQQQLCGNYPTIHFGSTSFKRAASAIEKSIGILGSGSNTATGLSNQNVPIPVQKFADSSNADELELKCSCRLKAMIVCKGCGAFCHDDCIGPSKLCVACLVVR, encoded by the exons ATGGGAAGTGATGGAGTTTTGCGCCTCAGTAGTTCCGCTCTAaataatgaattctttgcatatgCAGCACAAGGGTGGAAACAACGATTGGCAGAAG GAGAATTTACTCCAGAAATGCAGTTGCGCATCAGACAAGAGattgaaaaggaaaagaaaacagaaccTTGGAAGGAAAGGTTCTTTGAAAGGTTTTATGGTGAAAA GTTGGGAATGTCAAGAGAAGAATCTATGAAGCTCACTTCAGTACAGAACAGTGATGAAGATGAGAGTAGTTTGCTGTGTGGATCTTCTGGTATACCTGGTCCTTCTAAACAAACAACTTTTGAGGACCATGAACAGAAAAGCATGAAAATTCCACCTCTTCCCGAAAGAGATTTCTGTCAGTCTCTTTGTAATGTGGAACAGGTTCCAGTCAAGGATCTAATGGCGGAATCAGATTCAGAGGATATATTGGTACCTGACGAATCTGTAATTCAGGAAGAGATTGCTGAGGAGGTTGAGACAAGTATCTGTGAATGCCAAGAGGAGAACCATAAAACAGAGCATGAGTTTTCTGAGGAGCCAGTAAGCCCAGCTGGTACTAATGAAGAAGTAGAAGCAGTGCCACTTGCAGACAACTCAGCATCCTGTGTTGTGATGAATGATGTAGTTGATACTTTGTCTCACATTGAAATTAAAGTGGAGTTGAAATCAGAATGTCCTCAGGAAGAAATGTCAGTTGTGATTGATCAGCTGGAGGATTGCTTATCACCTGCACAATCTGCTTCATCTACGAACTCTGTCAGCGATACAGCAGAGAGGGATTCTGAGTCTACAAAAGAGCTAAGTGCTCCAGAAACACAAAACTCTGCTCTAGAAGGCTCATTGTTCACTGATGGAGGCATTGCTGTTGATATGGAGCTACAGAGTGACCCTGATGAACAGTTATCTGAAAATGCTTGTATTTCTGAAACTTCCTTTTCCTCTGAAAGCCCAGAGGGACCTTGTATCAGTATTGCCTCTCCAGGAGGTGACACACAGTCCACTTCAGAGGAACCCTGTACTCCAGCATCTCATGAAACGGCTTGTTCATCTGAGGCAGCCAGCAGTGAAAATATTGAACCTGATAGTCAGCAAAAGACCATTGAAGAAAGCCTGCACACACCTTTAATGTCAGAAATATCTCCAGTGTCCACTTCACCTGTAACCTCAGAAGCATCTCTGACATCAAACTTACCTTTGACATCAGAGGCATCACCAGCTTCTAATTTACCTTTAACATCAGAAACCTCTCCAATGTCTGATTTACCGTTAACATCAGAAACTTCTTCCGTGTCTTCTGTACTTCTAGCTTCTGAAACATCTATGGCAACCAGTTTACCTTTTCTGTCAGAAACATCTCCAATTTCTAATTCCCCCCAGAGTGAAAGACTTATTCTGCAACAAAGGAAATCACCATGTTTATCTGAAGAATCCCTCTCCCCTTTAAAAGAAGAAACTTCAACCATTCCTAAGGCATCTCAAGAGGAAAATCTTATTGCACAAGAGAAACTGATTCAGAGTACAGCTGAAACTATGAAAATGGGTCCTCTAGCAAATATACCCGAAAGTTCAATATTGGAAGAGCCCCAGAGCAAAAATCTTACTCATCAATCATGTAGATCACATACTGAAATTGAGAAATCTTATATTGCTTCCATTTCAGAACTCTCTTCTCCAGAAGTGATCAAAATTAAAAATCATCATGTTCAGCAAAGAATGGAAAAGAAAGGTGTGCTCTCGCCATTAGAGATATCTGTCGTATCAGAAGGGACAGTGGGCAAAAGCACTGAACTCCTTCCAATTAAACCACATGATAAAGTATATACCTCATCTCTAGAAAAGACTTCATTCTCAGAAGTGTGCAGAAGTAAGTCACACAAACAACAAAGCAGTGCACAGATACGGCTGGAGAGTTCCCATTCTTCTAAGTTATTAGAACCCACAAAATCACCTGAAGTAAGAATTGAAAATAGAGATGCAGAGATCCCAAAGCGAAAGACTGCAGAGCAGCACAGTTTTGGAATCTGTAAAGAGAAGAGAGCTAGAATAGAAGATGATCAGTCTAATCGTAATGCTCCATTGACAAGTCCATCCGAGAAAGAGCAGCCACCTAGAGAAGAGCCCCGAGTCCCACCCCTCAAG atTCAACTTTCAAAAATTGGGCCACCTTTTATTATCAAGAGTCAACCTGTTTCAAAACCAGAACCTAGGGTTTCCCAGAGTACATCAGTCAGCAGCGGGAGGAACACGGGGGCTAGAACTCTTGCAGATATCAAGGCAAGAGCTCAGCAAGCTAGAGCCCAGAGAGAGGCTGCAGCCGCAGCTGCTGTGGCAGCAGCTGCAAGCATAGTCTCTGGAGCAATGGGGAGTCCCTGCGAAGGTGGGAAGACAAGAACACTGGCACACATCAAGGAGCAAACAAAGGCCAAACTATTTGCAAAGCATCAAGCCAGAGCCCATTTACTCCAGACCAGTAAAGAAGCAAAGTCTCAGCTCAGTTCAAAGGAAGGTCCTTCGTCCATAGAGACCACAACTCCTTCTGACACAAAGATTGAAGTTTCTACTGGTGTCATTATAGTTAATCCTAACTGCAGGTCTCCTAGCAACAAGTCTGCTCACCTCCGTGAGACTAACACTTTACTGCAGCAGTCACTTAACACAGCTGCATTGCCAGAAACTGCTACGGACATATCTGTGCACAGTTCTGATGAAAACATACCTATGCCACATTTGTGTGAGAAAATTATCTCATCTACCTCCACTGAAAATAACAATGTGCCAGTGCTTTATAGTAAAAATTCAGTCCCTGCGTCTGTTTGCAGCACTGCTATGTCGGGAACAATTCAAGAACTTCCCTTTGCAAGTTCTCTTGATAAATCCTCTGTTTTAATGTCTGTTGACAGTACAAACACAACAATTTCGGCTTGTAATGTAAACATGCTGAAATCCACCCAAGGGGTTGATACTCCATGCATTGCCATTGTACCAAAATGTATTGATAACACTATTGTTCCAACCTCAATAGACAGTACAGTCTTATCAAATTCAATTGATGAGAAAAGGTTGCCAGTATCAAGTAGCAGTGCAAATAATGCAGTCTCCAGTCAATATACCACTGTGCCGACTTCGTCCATTGCAAGTAATTTGCCAAATCATCTCCCAGGTAGTTCTGTACTGATTCCCCCAGTGGGGACTACTGCTAGATTTTCTTCTGATAAGATAGCCATAACTGGATGCAGTGAGCAAAGTACTGTATCCATTAACACTACTGTTAGAGCGGCTTTAAGTTGCAGTGATGCGGCTGCAGTAGTAGATTCTGTTGCAAGGCCACCCATTTCAATGTTTACTGGTAATATGGTGACAATAAGTTCTTACGACAACACTGCTAAATTAAGTGCTGACAACTTGGAAAAAAGTTCTGGACCACGAAACCGAATAGATCTGTCCAGTAAATCTCAGCCAGTGAACTTTACACAAACAGCCATGAACAGGTCTATACCTTGTAAAGTCATTGTTGACCACACTACGACATTAAATTCCAGTTTGTCACTGGCTGCTTccattgaaaatgcagaaaacagcATAGATCTGCAGAGCAGACTTGTGAGGGCAGAAACTGCCTTACAAAATATAGCATGTCCTCAGGTGTCTGTAATAAGCAGGCCTGAAATAGTCAGTAATGAAAGCCTTGAGCACAGTTCCAGCTTCATAACTGTTACAGCAAAGCAAGAGGGCAAAACCTTGCAGGCAGCTTGTACAAGTCTTCAAGAAGTGCCTCTTACTCCTCAAGATAAATTAATTGAGGTTGTTGCCCCCAGCCAAGGTTTTGTGGAGCAGTTACGAGGTCCTTCAGCCTTTAAAAGTGAAGCAGATGCTGCCTGTGTCAATCAGTATAACACTAATAACAGAATTTGCTGGCATGATGAAGAGGCAATGCACACAGACCAGCCAGTGGTCAGCCATCTTAACCCAAATAAGCATAAAGAATATACAGagcaaaactgtttaaaaaatgtcaaaactgaACCTTCAAGTTACACGCAAATGTCAGAGTTGCAGTCAAGGAGTCTTATGACAAGCATCGCTGTTCCTGTTAAATCAGAAACTACCGAATCTGACAAGTGCTTTAGGATGGACACTGAAGATTTTACCGGACGTGAAATGCCTAGTCAGACTGCAGAAATAGCCACAAGTGCACAGCCGACACAGACCTCCAAGACATCTGTTACGGATTCCATGGAGGACTCTTTGTCATTGACAACAGAAACCCTAAAAAGAGTTACAAGTGCTGGAAGCTCTAGCTGTCGTTTGTCATCGGTTGAGGCCAACAATCCTCTAGTGACACAGTTACTGCAAGGCAACCTGCCTTTGGAAAAAGTGCTGCCGCAGCCCAGATCAGGAGCCAAACTAGAAATTAACAGGCTTCCCCTGCCTTTGCAAACTACCTCAGTGTGTAAAACATCAGCATCTGAGAGAAGTATGGTTGAAAATCCTTCCAGCTCACCCAATCCAGATGGTAAAGGATTTACAGCAGGCAGCATCACCCCACTGCAAATTAGAAAGCGTGAAAACCATCCAAAAAAGCGGATGGCCAGGACTGTGGGGGAGCACACTCAAATGAAATGTGAGCTTGGGAAGCTATCAATGGACACAGATGTTAAAGTGGCTCCTTGTGTGATCAGTTCCAACATGAATCAACTAGGGCATGGTCAGCCATTTAAACAAGAGTGGCTGAGCAAACATGCAGTTCAGAACAGAATTGCTCACAGTCCAGAGATCAAGCAGCAGAAGAGGCCACTGCCTTCGTGCAGTTTTCAACAGAACTTATTTCACATTGACAAAAACGGCAGTTTTCATGCAGAAGCTAGTACCTCACACAGACAGCATTTTTACCAAATGTCCATGGCTGCAAGAGGCCCCATTCCTACGGCAGCTTTGTTGCAAACTACTTCAAAAGTCCCATCTGGCTGCAATGCGTTTGCTTTCAGTAGGCACCTGGAACAGAAGGGTTTGGGAGAGGTCAATATTTCTGCAGCAGCTCACCAGCTGAGGCTAGGAAGTGTTTTTTCCCCTAATATTCAAATTAAGGAAGGTGATGACATTGCTAGTGCCTCACAAACTCTCCAGAATAAAACATTagtgcatcctcctcctcctccccctattCCAAACGCAGAAGTCCCATCTGATCAAAAACAACCGACAGTTACTATGGAAACCACTAAAAGACTTAGTTGGCCTCAGCCAGCAAGCATCTGTAGCAATATAAAATCTGAACCTGTTTCTTTTGAGGAAGGTTTAAGCAGCAGCTGCGAACTGGGCATAAAACAAGCTTCCTACGATCAGAATGAAGTAAAAGAACAGTTAAAAGCATTTGcattaaaaaatgcagatttctcTTCCTATTTACTTTCTGAGCCACAGAAGCCTTTTACCCAATTAGCGACTCAGAAAATACAAACACAGcacccacagcagcagcagctctgtggAAATTATCCAACTATACACTTTGGTAGCACAAGCTTCAAAAGGGCAGCATCTGCGATTGAAAAATCTATTGGAATTTTGGGAAGTGGCTCAAATACTGCTACAGGTCTGTCTAATCAGAACGTTCCGATTCCGGTTCAGAAATTTGCTGACAGCAGCAATGCAGATGAACTGGAACTGAAATGCTCTTGCAGGCTGAAAGCCATGATAGTGTGCAAAGGCTGTGGAGCCTTCTGCCATGATGACTGCATAGGCCCTTCAAAACTGTGTGTAGCTTGTTTGGTTGTACGGTAG